Genomic DNA from Perognathus longimembris pacificus isolate PPM17 unplaced genomic scaffold, ASM2315922v1 HiC_scaffold_5661, whole genome shotgun sequence:
caccacatataaagaagatggccagaagcggcgctgtggctcaaggggcagagtgctagccttgagcaaaagagaagccatcaacagtgttcaggccctgagtccaaggcccaggcctggcaaagaaaaaagaaaaaaaacccagcatgTATGAGAGGTTGATGTTGCCGTGTTGGTATATCTGCTGTGGAATTCTAATGGCATTGGCCGGTCCTTTTCTCAGCCCAGGGTGTGACAATGCTAGTAGTTGGGAAAGGCTGGGTGTGGGCCCCACTTCTTGTCTTCAGCTGTGACTGAGCAATGTCAGCCAGTGCGCTCTGGCTCTTTTCCAGAAGCAAGTCTCCTCTATAAACGACATCTTCCAGACAGGTAGCAGTATCGTGGTTCTCTTCCTCTAGCTTGTACAAGCTAGCAGCCTGTAATGCAGCTGTGGATTCTTCACTGAGTAAGGAATCTATCAAAACATCAATGTCTTTTGCTGTCCGGGCAATCAgtgcagcaaaaagctgagcataTTCTTCTGTTGTGTTAGCTGGCTGGTCTTTGTTAATTGCTGATTGAATGTTATTAAATGAAGCTGGCAGACCACACTGTTACAATTCTCCAATGGCATTACAAAACTGATCTGCAAGCGAGTTCACCACGTCTTGGAGCTGTGTGAGGCGGTCTGCCATGTTGTTCCCACCAGCCAGCTTAAAGCTTCTTGAAAGGCCCCAGAATATTATACCTATCAAAAGGAACAAAGCAATTATTtaaccagaaagggaaaaaatgtattaAGGAATAGTTATAAATGTAAAAGGTCTTTCCAGGATGACAGTGAGTTGTTTTCCTTCCTCGTTGGAAGTTTGGTTTCCTTCTTCATGGAAGTTAAATGAGGGCAGCAATGTACAGTTGTACAGTCAGCATACTGTTCAGGGCCAGAGGTGTCAGCCGCATGTGTACATACACCAAAGAGGGATTTGGCtggactttaaaaaagaaaaaaaaatccaagtgctggtggctcatgcctataatcctagctattcaggaagctgagatctgagggtcacagtttgaagccattctaggcaggaaagttgatgaaactcctatctccaattaaccaccagaaaaccagaaatggcactgtggctcaaagtggtagagcaccagccatgaggaaAAATACTCATGGACAGCACtgagcccccaagttcaagccccgcacCCGACCCAACAAAAGAAGGGTAATAGGTTCTAAAAGTCCTTCCAGCtcatgtgtacacgtgtgtgcctctgtgtgtatgtgtgtgtgtggggggggtgtatgtGTCTATTGGTACTAGGGAGCACACTttcgtttggcttttttgctcaaggctacctaccacttcagcccttgagccacagctccagttccagcttcttgctggttaaatggagattaagagtctcatatactttcctgcctgggttggcttccagccagaatcctcagatcttagccccctgcatagctggggttacaggtataagACACAAGGACCTAGCTGctcatttcttttctattccataCTTTACTTGAAAACAGGGaagtttctcttccattttttattCCTCAGTCTTAAAAATTACATGAACATGATAATCAActaagatttattttttgataggttttaattttattatatttgtggAACTGTGAATTAGTAATCAATACTAGAATGATGTTTATAATGAGTACTTAAACTATAATGTCCCTCAAAAGGAGTTGCcatgaaaagccagaggtgaaaattcaATTCTGGGATCTCTACAAACTAAACACCCTGGAAAAAgccaccttatttttttttttgggggggggtggtcctggggcttgaactcagggcttgggcactgtccatgagcttcttttgctcagagctagcactctatcacttgagccacagtgccacttccagctttttctgtgtatgtggtactgaggaatggaaccaaggacttcatgcatgctaggcaagcactctactactaagcgacattcccagccaccactataatttttgtttgttggtttgctgGCAGTGTTTTGCTAGAAAGAGCCTAGCCCCTTGAAATATAAAGGATGTCAGTTATTCATATTATCTTGGAAAATACTAGAGGAGGTAATTAGTAATTCCTTCTTTGGTATTCATACACAAAGGATAAGAGATGACACACagctcctagcatgcatgagaaaactaaggggcagcaccaaggccctgagttcaagtctcaggactggcacatggaaaaagaaaatgtatcaatCCTTTTAAATAAGATTCCCTAGAATGGTGCCCAGAATGTGTATTTCAAACATTATTTGGAGTTCCACATTTGAACTTACCACACTAttacccctttctctcccttctgtaGGATAGCCTGAAGAAACACATCTGAGACTTGAATTATTCAGTGTGACCATTCTAGACTGCTGCATAAACAAAGCCTTATGTTAGGACAAAACCTGCCAAGCTCAATGGCAGTTCATTTTCCTgggtgttttgtgtttgtttgttttttaactttgaaaACCACTAACATCGATCATTGGTGCTTTCAGCAACAGCCCTGGAAAATTGTATTAAGTTTTATGAATCTCAAGTGCGAGGAGTTTGAAGAGCATGTCAGTCTAGAGTAAGGTTCATAAATCTTGATCTATTATCCGCAAGTGAGCTGGAGTTTCCATGATGGTCATTGGGCCCTGGTTGATTAATGGAGTTTATGGAGTTCTTTGATCCAAAGAGCATCCTTTCATAGCTCTGAGTTCAGAGAACAGAAACTTATAGGATAATGGCTGTAGTTATAGctacatattttttccttttttgcattaATGAAGTGATAGctactaaaaaataaatctagCTTGAATTTAGCTCAATTTTGATGGGCACAGTCCAGAGTACATATTAATGTGTCCATCCCTAAAATAATTCAGACCCATAGACCTTTGATGaaagctttctctttccttttttggaggtgccagtcctgggcagtgttcctaagcttctgtgctcaaggctaacactccactacttatgacacagctccacttctggatttttgtggttaattggagattagagtctcacagaaggctggaaatgtggtttagcagtagagtgcttgcctggcatgcatgaagccctgggtttgattcctcggcaccacataaacagaaaaagctggaagtggcactgtggttcaagtggtagagtgctagccttgagcaaaaagaaaccagggacaggctctaggactagcaaaaaaaaagtgcattgtgAAAAGTGAGCAAGCCAACACAGtcacaactaaataaaaataatagaaattataaCCCATCACTCCAGAAATGACCATAGTTTCATATTTCTGAAGTATGGTATATGCTTTATATTTCTAGAGTGTATCTCAGTATCTTTACAGGCATAGGTTgtggtatacacatatatgtgaaaaAATGTTTTAGAGATTACTCATTGAGTATCAAGTACTGCTTAGACACACCTGTCTCCctgactattttttaaattagtcatgaggcttgaactcagggcctggggctgggcactgtccctgagctctttttctcaaggctaatgctcagccacagtaccacttctgattttctgttggttagctagaaataagagtctcaaagactttcctgcccaggctggcttcgaaccatgatcctcatatctcagcgtcctgaatagcgaggattacaaagccaccagcacccagcctgaaaCACTTTTTATGTCTAGCAGTAAAAAGGAAATGATGACATTTATTAGTGTCACAAAGGAagatcttcatttttaaaaaaattccaagctAATTAAATTCTGGCAGTAGATAtaaggtgtgtgcgtgtgtgtgcgtgtgtggtttaAACAGAGGAATCTAACCAATGCATTAAATGGCTTTTATAAAAAAGTGGGACACTGAAGAGGCCATTTGCATGTTAATTGATTTTTtatgcatatatctatatcttttaATTCTGTTGGATTTATCAGGTGGAAAATGGCTGGTTTCTGATCACTTTCTAAACATCACCAACGTAGCCTTTGACGATCGCGGGCTGTACACATGTTTTGTCACCTCTCCCGTGCGTGCCTCCTACTCTGTCACCCTCCGTGTGATCTTCACCTCCGGAGACCTGAGCATCTACTACATGATCGTTTGCCTCCTCGCCTTCACCATCACGCTCATCCTGAACGTGACATGGCTGTGTATGATGAGCAGCCATCTCCGCAAGACCGAGAAGGCCATCAACGAGTTCTTCAGAACTGAAGGGGCCGAGAAACGCCAGAAGGCCTTTGAGATCGCCAAGCGCATCCCCATCATCACTTCCGCCAAGACTCTGGAGCTCGCCAAAGTCACTCAGTTCAAGACCATGGAGTTTGCTCGCTATATCGAAGCGCTGGCCAGAAGCGTGCCCCTCCCGCCTCTGATTCTCAATTGCCAGGCATTTGTGGAGGAGATGTTTGAAGCCGTGGGAGTGGATGATCCTGATGACAtgggggaaagaatgaaggagagacCTGCCTTGGATGCCCAAGGGGGCATCTATGTGATCAACCCAGAGATGGGGCGGAGTACCTCCCCAGGAGGAGATTCGGATGATGGGTCTCTCAATGAACAAGGCCAAGAAATAGCAGTCCAGGTGTCCATCCATCTCCAGTCAGAGACCAAAAGTATTGGCACGGATTCTGAAGACAACAGCCACCCCGATGAAACAGGGTCTGCAGAATCCAGCTCGAACCACAGAGACGGGACAGATGAACACTCCCAGCTGTGAGGCCACTTGCTACCAACCACAGCGGCTCAGGAAAGAACCTGCTTCTCaaagtaacttttcttttttaccataAGATGACTGGGATTTTCCCAGGAAGCACATCAGAGTATGAATTGCCAAAAATCTTCAAAAAACTGTGGCATCCTTTCTgacatttctttgtcattttccctgagcttccttaAGCAACACATGTTAAAGATTTAAAGGCATCCAAGCAATAAACAGGTTGGGGGAGAAAAAGTCACAATTATCCTGCTCAGAGGTAACTTACCCTTCTGTTGACATGTGAGCTTTTCCCACCAGTAAGATGAAAGATTTGAATTTGATGAGATCTAAAGTTAGTTTCCTTGCCCATAATTTCTTACCTTTAAACTTTATATAACCATCTTCAGCACATCTCTTGAGTAAACTTTCCCTAGAGTTTTAGTCCCTCGTTGTGGAAAAGACCAAACTGAGACTTTCTTCTATGTTCTAATTTAATCTACATCCATGCATATCACACAGAGGTATAGATACTTTTTCAGTGGTCTGCCACCTTAAATCTTCTTGGTGGAGCACATGACTGTGTTATATGTCAGCTCCTCTGCCTGTGATGAATAATGGATTTTGATATTCTATTAATACTTTCTCAGacttgtccttaaaaaaaaatactggactcTACAAGTGGGTTGTGTGTTTAGGATCCCATTCTAGGATAAAACCCATATTCCTTTTCAAACTTCTATCGACACTCTTGCCCTCCTTGGTCTTAAAATGGTGCTAAAGGTTGCATGCCTGtgtctttgcttgttttctttatacGTTGATGGTTTGAGTGGGCTCCCGAAGCGGAATTTTGAGGTAGGTCTGCTTTTGTGGGCTCCCTGGGAAGCACTTACCTGAACTAAGGTTAGATGAATGTGTTTGGCCTATTATTGTGTTAAAGTACACACATGAATCACCTACAcataaaggaggagaaaaatgatggatgaGACCACCCCGTTCTGCTCTGTGCAATAAACACCTCAGGTGGCATTATTTGCCTGCCTGAGATCTGATATCATGGAATTGTAAATACTCTCCAGGAAGCTTGCTGCCATGAAAGTTTAAGAGCTCGGCTGTGGGGCTCCATTTGGCACTTCATGTGGCTTCATTAGGTTCCTGGTTATGGAAGCATTACTTGAACCTGTG
This window encodes:
- the LOC125345416 gene encoding microfibril-associated glycoprotein 3 isoform X1; amino-acid sequence: MECLLTVGPHEDVHWYNSKGQQLDGRGKGGKWLVSDHFLNITNVAFDDRGLYTCFVTSPVRASYSVTLRVIFTSGDLSIYYMIVCLLAFTITLILNVTWLCMMSSHLRKTEKAINEFFRTEGAEKRQKAFEIAKRIPIITSAKTLELAKVTQFKTMEFARYIEALARSVPLPPLILNCQAFVEEMFEAVGVDDPDDMGERMKERPALDAQGGIYVINPEMGRSTSPGGDSDDGSLNEQGQEIAVQVSIHLQSETKSIGTDSEDNSHPDETGSAESSSNHRDGTDEHSQL
- the LOC125345416 gene encoding microfibril-associated glycoprotein 3 isoform X2, whose protein sequence is MECLLTVGPHEDVHWYNSKGQQLDGRGTGGKWLVSDHFLNITNVAFDDRGLYTCFVTSPVRASYSVTLRVIFTSGDLSIYYMIVCLLAFTITLILNVTWLCMMSSHLRKTEKAINEFFRTEGAEKRQKAFEIAKRIPIITSAKTLELAKVTQFKTMEFARYIEALARSVPLPPLILNCQAFVEEMFEAVGVDDPDDMGERMKERPALDAQGGIYVINPEMGRSTSPGGDSDDGSLNEQGQEIAVQVSIHLQSETKSIGTDSEDNSHPDETGSAESSSNHRDGTDEHSQL